One genomic segment of Candidatus Baltobacteraceae bacterium includes these proteins:
- a CDS encoding type 1 glutamine amidotransferase domain-containing protein — protein MQGVDGKRIAALIGDGFEEADLFEPRRALEEAGAVVTIVGLDERARARIRGKRGLDDGQSLRAEELVADCTAEDFDALLIPGGTSPDRIRMNKEVQRLVREFDSAKKPIFSVGHGAQVLISAQLVRSRQVTGAHSIADDIRNAGGLYRDQPTVGDSNWVSTRGAEDLPQFNRTMLEKLAASGAALSA, from the coding sequence ATGCAAGGTGTTGATGGTAAGCGAATCGCCGCGCTGATCGGTGATGGATTCGAAGAGGCGGATTTGTTCGAGCCGCGGCGCGCGCTCGAGGAGGCCGGGGCGGTCGTTACGATCGTGGGCCTGGACGAGCGGGCGCGCGCGCGCATCCGCGGAAAGCGCGGGTTGGACGACGGGCAGAGCTTGCGGGCCGAAGAGCTGGTCGCCGATTGCACGGCCGAGGATTTCGACGCGCTCTTGATCCCGGGCGGCACCTCGCCGGACCGGATTCGCATGAACAAGGAAGTGCAGCGGCTGGTCCGTGAGTTCGATTCGGCCAAGAAGCCGATCTTCTCGGTCGGACACGGTGCGCAAGTTCTGATCTCCGCGCAGCTCGTGCGCAGCCGGCAGGTGACCGGCGCGCATTCGATCGCCGATGACATTCGTAACGCCGGCGGGCTCTATCGCGATCAGCCGACGGTCGGCGATTCGAATTGGGTGAGCACGCGGGGCGCGGAGGATCTTCCCCAGTTCAACCGCACGATGCTCGAAAAGCTCGCCGCCTCTGGGGCGGCGCTGTCGGCATAG
- a CDS encoding threonine/serine dehydratase → MLNRERIAAMEPLIRPYIRRTPVLDLDGTLLKLELMQVSGSFKARGAFANLLTRAVPPAGVVAASGGNHGAAVAHAATRLGIACRIFVPEVSSPAKIERIRATGAELVIVPGVYPDALKAGTADAAERGALTVHAFDQAETILGAGSLGKELEDADASIDTVLVPVGGGGLIAGIAAWYGGRIRVIGVEPEGAPTLDWALRAGGPVDAPTGSIANDSLAGGALGALVYPIAQRFVDRAVLVSDDEIRAARETLWQRARVLAEPGGATAFAALLSKKYVPRDRERVAVIVSGGNTVLSWT, encoded by the coding sequence TTGCTTAATCGCGAGCGTATCGCGGCGATGGAGCCGCTCATCCGGCCGTACATCCGGCGCACGCCGGTACTCGATCTCGACGGCACGTTGCTCAAGCTCGAGCTGATGCAGGTCAGCGGTTCGTTCAAAGCGCGCGGCGCGTTTGCGAATCTTCTGACTCGCGCGGTGCCGCCGGCCGGCGTCGTCGCGGCTTCGGGAGGTAACCACGGCGCGGCGGTCGCGCACGCCGCGACGCGCCTGGGCATCGCGTGCCGCATCTTCGTGCCCGAGGTGTCGTCACCGGCGAAGATCGAGCGGATTCGCGCGACCGGCGCCGAGCTCGTGATCGTGCCCGGCGTCTATCCGGACGCGCTCAAGGCCGGCACCGCCGATGCCGCCGAGCGCGGCGCGCTCACCGTGCACGCCTTCGATCAGGCCGAGACCATTCTGGGCGCGGGTTCGCTCGGTAAAGAGCTCGAGGACGCTGACGCGTCGATCGACACGGTCCTGGTTCCGGTCGGCGGCGGAGGATTGATTGCCGGGATCGCAGCGTGGTATGGAGGCCGGATCCGGGTCATCGGCGTCGAACCCGAGGGCGCGCCGACGTTGGATTGGGCGCTGCGCGCAGGGGGTCCGGTCGATGCGCCGACGGGAAGCATCGCCAACGATTCGCTCGCCGGCGGGGCACTGGGGGCGCTGGTCTATCCGATCGCGCAACGTTTCGTCGACCGCGCGGTGCTGGTGAGCGATGACGAGATTCGCGCGGCCCGCGAAACCCTGTGGCAGCGCGCGCGCGTGCTCGCCGAGCCCGGCGGTGCAACCGCCTTTGCGGCGCTGCTTTCAAAGAAGTATGTGCCGCGGGACCGAGAACGAGTTGCCGTGATCGTGAGCGGCGGGAATACGGTGTTGTCGTGGACTTAG
- a CDS encoding 4Fe-4S dicluster domain-containing protein has protein sequence MSQATGFFTDTTLCIGCKACEVACKQWNELPSDGFEFTGDSYDNTSELSGTTWRHVAFIEQNTADEAGVHSRWLMSSDVCKHCTNAGCLEACPTGAIIRNEFESVFIQPDICNGCGYCVVSCPFGVVDLIEKFDPHGSRYNLASLVEARREENKTALQGSGGIAGKCTLCYDRQKVGFVPACAKACPTDSIQFGNVDELRERARKRVDTLTERGVAAQLYGADDVGGGVGPLNAFFLLTDRPETYNLPTAPVLPSTRQPAAYTAAAVTVLGLALAGWMIFRNE, from the coding sequence ATGTCGCAAGCAACGGGGTTTTTCACCGATACGACCTTGTGCATCGGGTGCAAAGCGTGCGAGGTTGCATGCAAGCAGTGGAACGAGCTACCCTCCGACGGGTTCGAGTTCACCGGCGACTCGTACGACAACACGTCGGAGCTCTCGGGTACGACGTGGCGGCACGTCGCCTTCATCGAGCAGAACACCGCCGACGAAGCCGGGGTACATTCGCGCTGGCTGATGAGCAGCGACGTGTGCAAGCACTGCACGAACGCGGGATGTTTGGAAGCGTGCCCGACCGGCGCGATCATCCGCAACGAGTTCGAGTCGGTCTTCATCCAACCCGACATCTGCAACGGGTGCGGATATTGCGTGGTTTCGTGCCCGTTCGGCGTGGTCGACCTGATCGAGAAGTTCGATCCGCACGGATCGCGCTACAACCTCGCCTCATTGGTCGAAGCACGGCGCGAGGAGAATAAGACCGCACTCCAGGGCAGCGGCGGGATCGCCGGCAAGTGCACGCTCTGCTACGATCGGCAGAAGGTCGGCTTCGTGCCGGCCTGCGCCAAGGCATGCCCGACCGACTCGATTCAATTCGGCAACGTGGACGAACTGCGCGAGCGCGCCCGCAAACGCGTCGACACCTTGACCGAGCGCGGCGTCGCCGCTCAGCTCTACGGCGCCGATGACGTCGGCGGCGGGGTTGGCCCGCTCAACGCGTTCTTCTTGCTCACCGACCGTCCCGAGACATACAATCTCCCCACGGCACCCGTGCTTCCGTCCACGCGTCAGCCGGCCGCCTACACCGCCGCCGCCGTAACCGTGCTCGGACTCGCGCTCGCCGGATGGATGATTTTCCGCAATGAGTGA
- the polX gene encoding DNA polymerase/3'-5' exonuclease PolX, translating to MLSNAEIANKLLEIRTLMEMAGESFYKYSAFEKAAASVENAPPLRDVAAAGELTKIPGIGKSIALVIAQLLERGGADVLDQLYAIFPPTIIEVLGVSGIGAKTAASLWNDFQIGSLADLEEAIAREAFAGVKRMGPKTIENWKRGILAYKGRQRRAPLARALTIASEAIDYLRAGPPHHRLAYAGSARRQEVTVGDIDLVCTAADAGAITAYFAKWERARAVLAEGPTKTSIWLDDGFQIDLRVLPDHLYGNLLQHFTGSREHNIKLREYAVRQSLRVSENGILNLETGDAIACADEEDVYAALGMAYIPPELRSGLDEIERALDGTLPRLLDVGDVRGDFHMHCTWSDGRNSLEAMIAAAKARGYEYHAISDHSWGRGARYGLDPGKLREQRALAEEIGARHGIRTLCASEVDILPDGSLDFDDEVLQQLDVVIASVHSAFNIGREAMTARIIRACENPYVTIIGHPTGRMLGSFPGYEFDHDAVFAAAARTGTALEIDGQALRLDLPAPLARRAKEFGVTFSVDSDAHGIEDLPAIELGVGQARRAGLTKEDVLNARSLENVRAFVARKRNRA from the coding sequence ATGCTTTCCAACGCTGAAATTGCGAACAAGCTCCTGGAAATCCGTACGCTCATGGAAATGGCGGGCGAGAGCTTCTACAAATATTCCGCGTTCGAGAAGGCGGCGGCCTCGGTCGAGAACGCCCCGCCGCTGCGCGACGTCGCCGCGGCCGGCGAACTTACCAAGATTCCCGGCATCGGAAAGTCGATTGCCCTCGTCATCGCGCAACTGCTCGAACGCGGCGGGGCCGACGTGCTGGACCAGCTCTACGCGATCTTTCCGCCGACGATCATCGAGGTTCTCGGCGTTTCCGGGATCGGCGCGAAGACCGCGGCATCGCTCTGGAACGACTTTCAAATCGGTTCGCTGGCGGATCTGGAAGAGGCGATCGCACGCGAGGCCTTCGCGGGCGTGAAGCGGATGGGTCCGAAGACGATCGAAAACTGGAAGCGAGGCATCCTCGCCTACAAAGGCCGGCAGCGGCGGGCGCCCCTCGCCCGCGCGCTTACGATCGCGAGCGAGGCGATCGATTACCTGCGCGCCGGCCCACCGCACCATCGTCTCGCCTACGCCGGCAGCGCGCGTCGGCAAGAGGTTACCGTCGGTGATATCGATCTGGTCTGCACCGCCGCCGACGCGGGTGCGATCACCGCTTACTTCGCCAAGTGGGAGCGCGCGCGGGCGGTGCTCGCCGAAGGCCCGACCAAAACGAGTATCTGGCTCGACGACGGGTTTCAAATCGATCTGCGCGTGTTGCCGGATCATCTTTACGGCAATCTTTTGCAGCATTTCACCGGCTCGCGCGAACATAACATCAAGTTGCGCGAGTACGCTGTCCGCCAATCGTTGCGCGTCAGCGAAAACGGTATCCTGAATCTCGAAACCGGCGACGCGATCGCCTGCGCCGATGAAGAGGACGTCTACGCTGCGCTCGGCATGGCCTACATTCCGCCGGAACTGCGCAGCGGACTCGATGAAATCGAGCGCGCACTGGACGGCACGCTCCCGAGGCTTCTCGACGTGGGTGATGTGCGCGGCGACTTCCACATGCATTGCACGTGGAGCGACGGCCGCAATTCGCTCGAAGCGATGATCGCCGCCGCCAAGGCGCGCGGCTACGAGTACCACGCCATCAGCGATCACTCGTGGGGGCGCGGCGCGCGTTACGGTCTCGATCCCGGGAAACTGCGCGAGCAGCGCGCGCTTGCGGAGGAAATCGGCGCTCGTCACGGGATCCGCACGCTCTGCGCAAGCGAAGTCGACATTCTTCCCGATGGTTCGCTCGATTTCGATGACGAGGTCTTGCAGCAGCTCGACGTCGTGATCGCGAGCGTGCACTCCGCGTTCAACATCGGGCGCGAGGCCATGACCGCGCGGATCATCCGCGCGTGTGAAAATCCCTACGTGACGATCATCGGACATCCCACCGGGCGGATGCTCGGAAGCTTCCCGGGGTACGAATTCGATCACGATGCCGTCTTCGCGGCTGCGGCTCGCACCGGCACCGCGCTCGAGATCGACGGTCAGGCGCTGCGTCTCGATCTGCCCGCGCCGCTGGCTCGCCGCGCCAAGGAGTTCGGCGTGACATTCAGCGTCGATTCCGACGCTCACGGCATCGAGGATCTGCCGGCGATCGAACTCGGCGTGGGGCAGGCGCGGCGTGCCGGGCTCACCAAGGAGGACGTGTTGAACGCGCGTTCGCTCGAAAACGTGCGCGCTTTCGTCGCCCGCAAAAGGAACCGTGCGTGA
- a CDS encoding ATP-binding protein, with translation MIEPAPIPSNEAERLEALDSYQLLDAREAAAYEPFIKLAQQVSGAPIAAISLVDEHRQWFKSYRGIDVRETPREVAFCSYVVASGEPAVVTDASADPRFRENPLVKGEPHVRFYAGVPLTTPSGYTIGTLCVMDHAARTITQAKLNTLRLLADALMNPLEARKRFLSLIDAAHVDLFVVNAKSLTIFFASRGACERLGYSIAELVGMSVYDVIPNLTGADVRDIIARGRKREEVVREVELVRRDGRSYPVELRIDVSEDAGEERLHAIALEVTQRKAQEREIALLLGAMNAAGDVILVYTVAENGELVLSYANDAFVAQAGYTPEESIGRELAFFRKGMPDDDGMQVAREAVASGMPAQAEIASYRKDGSTYWNQVSLHPIRNAAGSVTHWISIERDITADVERTSALAEEHDRLLLLTRAARRLFTTLDTTSVVSTVREVTSQLLGTEARVLAVDDDGICVGVDELGSAIWDRGRADSLVERAVKERVRVVDDGAMRTIAYSGRFGEARYVLEMRPRAGRTLRNTDLFVFDLIAEYFAVALRNVSLYHEVEERRSAVLELNQTKSDLIAMLAHDFRGPLTSIVGFADLTSEVGDVNDEQRDFLETIKGSALQLSELATDTLTLSRLERNEVVLQLGEVDLAELLDSIVTQQKDRRTVALLIEGDVHITGDQDRLRQVFSNLIDNAIKYTPEGPDPAVTATGGRETVTIVVRDYGIGIPLGELSRVFDRFTRASNARKMRISGTGFGLFLTKQLVQLHGGTIAVESEEGNGSTFTVVLPRKADRRFAPRTILLLDPERDRSFLAYGLQEAGYRVLAASSIEEVLATADAQPFDAVVLSAPDTLSNKAAVQFRAFSRERNVPLIAIGSGVPPRLGASVTLSRPAVIGDVIAALERLLGNARAPKP, from the coding sequence ATGATAGAGCCCGCGCCGATCCCGTCCAACGAAGCGGAACGGCTCGAGGCGCTCGACTCGTATCAGCTGCTCGATGCACGAGAAGCGGCGGCGTACGAGCCGTTCATCAAGCTCGCGCAACAAGTCAGCGGCGCGCCGATAGCCGCAATCTCCTTGGTCGACGAGCACCGGCAATGGTTCAAATCCTACCGCGGGATCGACGTGCGCGAGACGCCACGCGAGGTCGCCTTCTGCTCGTACGTCGTTGCATCGGGTGAGCCGGCGGTCGTGACCGATGCTTCCGCCGACCCGCGCTTTCGCGAGAACCCGCTGGTGAAGGGCGAGCCGCACGTACGCTTCTATGCCGGCGTGCCGCTCACGACGCCGTCCGGCTACACGATCGGGACGCTTTGCGTCATGGACCACGCTGCCCGAACGATTACCCAAGCCAAGCTCAACACGTTACGGCTGCTGGCGGACGCGTTGATGAACCCGCTCGAGGCGCGTAAGCGGTTTCTCTCGCTCATCGACGCCGCCCATGTCGACCTGTTCGTCGTCAACGCGAAGTCGCTGACCATCTTTTTCGCCTCGCGCGGCGCGTGCGAACGCCTCGGCTATTCGATCGCGGAGCTGGTGGGGATGTCGGTCTACGACGTGATTCCGAATTTGACCGGCGCGGACGTGCGCGACATTATCGCGCGCGGGCGCAAGCGCGAGGAAGTCGTACGAGAGGTTGAACTCGTTCGGCGCGATGGTAGGAGCTACCCGGTTGAACTGCGCATCGACGTCAGCGAAGACGCGGGCGAGGAGCGCCTCCACGCGATCGCGCTCGAGGTGACACAGCGCAAAGCGCAGGAGCGAGAGATCGCGCTGTTGCTCGGAGCGATGAACGCCGCGGGCGACGTCATTCTCGTATACACCGTTGCCGAAAACGGTGAGCTCGTTCTCTCGTACGCGAACGACGCGTTCGTCGCCCAGGCCGGGTACACGCCGGAGGAGTCGATCGGTCGCGAACTCGCGTTCTTCCGCAAAGGCATGCCGGACGACGATGGGATGCAGGTGGCGCGCGAGGCAGTCGCGAGCGGGATGCCGGCTCAGGCAGAGATCGCGAGCTATCGGAAAGACGGCTCGACGTATTGGAATCAGGTTTCGCTCCACCCCATCCGCAATGCCGCCGGATCGGTGACTCATTGGATCTCGATCGAGCGCGACATCACCGCCGACGTCGAACGCACGTCGGCGCTCGCCGAGGAGCACGACCGGCTCTTGCTGCTCACCCGCGCCGCGCGCCGGCTCTTCACCACGCTCGATACGACCAGCGTCGTGAGCACGGTTCGCGAGGTCACCTCGCAACTGCTCGGAACCGAGGCGCGCGTGCTTGCCGTGGACGACGATGGCATCTGCGTCGGGGTCGACGAGCTCGGATCGGCAATTTGGGACCGCGGGCGAGCCGATTCATTGGTCGAGCGCGCGGTCAAGGAGCGCGTCCGCGTCGTCGACGATGGCGCAATGCGGACGATCGCCTACAGCGGCCGATTCGGAGAGGCGCGCTACGTGCTCGAGATGCGGCCTCGAGCCGGCCGGACGCTGCGCAATACCGATTTGTTCGTTTTCGATCTGATCGCGGAATATTTTGCGGTGGCTCTTCGCAACGTCTCGCTCTATCACGAGGTCGAGGAGCGGCGCAGCGCGGTTTTGGAACTCAATCAGACCAAGAGCGACTTGATCGCAATGCTGGCGCACGACTTTCGCGGGCCGCTGACTTCGATCGTGGGATTTGCCGATTTGACGAGTGAGGTCGGCGACGTCAACGACGAGCAACGCGATTTTCTCGAAACGATCAAAGGATCGGCGCTGCAGCTCTCGGAGCTGGCGACCGACACGCTCACGCTCTCGCGCCTGGAACGCAACGAGGTGGTGCTGCAGCTCGGCGAGGTCGACCTCGCTGAATTGCTCGACTCGATCGTCACCCAGCAGAAGGACCGCCGCACGGTGGCGTTGCTCATCGAAGGGGACGTCCATATTACCGGCGATCAAGACCGCTTGCGCCAAGTCTTCAGCAATCTGATCGATAACGCCATAAAATATACGCCCGAAGGACCGGATCCCGCGGTCACGGCTACAGGCGGCCGCGAGACGGTGACGATCGTCGTGCGCGATTACGGCATCGGCATTCCGCTGGGCGAGCTTTCGCGGGTCTTCGACCGCTTCACGCGCGCGTCGAACGCTCGCAAGATGCGGATCTCGGGAACCGGGTTCGGCCTGTTCCTGACCAAGCAGCTCGTGCAGCTGCACGGCGGCACCATCGCCGTCGAAAGCGAAGAAGGCAACGGCAGCACCTTCACCGTCGTGTTGCCGCGCAAAGCCGATCGCCGTTTTGCGCCGCGTACGATTTTGCTGCTCGACCCGGAACGCGATCGTTCGTTTCTCGCCTACGGACTTCAAGAGGCGGGCTACCGCGTTCTCGCCGCGTCGAGCATCGAAGAGGTGCTCGCGACTGCCGATGCGCAGCCGTTCGATGCGGTCGTGCTCTCCGCACCCGACACGCTCTCGAACAAGGCCGCTGTGCAATTTCGTGCCTTCAGCCGGGAACGCAACGTCCCGCTGATCGCGATCGGAAGCGGCGTGCCGCCGCGGCTCGGTGCGTCGGTGACGTTGAGCCGTCCGGCCGTGATCGGCGACGTGATCGCCGCGCTCGAGCGGCTGCTCGGTAACGCGCGGGCCCCTAAGCCGTGA
- a CDS encoding Rieske 2Fe-2S domain-containing protein → MEFIRVADVAAVPPGASATVRVGRYEIALFNVNGTVYALENACPHQGGPIAEGWVEGLTVTCPWHAWCFDLRTGNLTLGDFAFVPRFDVRIEQDGIYLSSEPIPR, encoded by the coding sequence ATGGAATTCATTCGCGTCGCCGACGTCGCGGCGGTGCCGCCCGGTGCGTCGGCAACCGTTCGCGTCGGACGCTACGAAATCGCCCTGTTCAATGTGAACGGAACGGTCTACGCACTGGAAAACGCATGTCCGCACCAAGGCGGTCCGATCGCCGAGGGCTGGGTCGAGGGCCTCACCGTCACCTGCCCGTGGCATGCCTGGTGTTTCGATCTGCGCACGGGAAACCTGACGCTGGGTGATTTTGCGTTCGTTCCGCGGTTCGACGTGCGTATCGAGCAGGACGGCATCTATCTTTCCTCGGAGCCGATCCCGCGATGA
- the nrfD gene encoding NrfD/PsrC family molybdoenzyme membrane anchor subunit: MSDVLMSDLLEPPGREDVTPTYYDRPLLKGPNWGWSVVTYLFLGGLMGGLGLIQLLADSSDPNERMLKRTARVSAFILAAANPAILTSHLGRPERFLHMLRIAKLKSPMSVGVWGLVLYSGAAGANTIRELAVSGALPRWMRFLAPGFLAPLQALLGGYIASYTGVLLSATANPLWSSGKRHIPAAFVASGLTSACALSNLLSILEGNDRVTRRLERLEMIAGATELAILTHFEKHAGYYGKPLFTGARGERLRTYTRGVGILAPMALNILGTVLPLPKPVDAVRGAIASVLTLVGGYILRESMIEAGKDSARDPRAAFVQPA, from the coding sequence ATGAGTGATGTGCTGATGAGTGATCTGCTCGAACCCCCGGGCCGCGAAGACGTAACGCCCACCTATTACGATCGGCCGCTGCTCAAAGGGCCGAATTGGGGATGGAGCGTCGTCACCTATCTCTTCCTGGGCGGTTTGATGGGTGGACTGGGTTTGATCCAGCTCCTCGCCGACTCGAGCGATCCGAACGAACGGATGCTCAAGCGCACAGCACGCGTGAGCGCATTCATTCTGGCGGCCGCCAACCCGGCCATTCTCACCTCGCACTTGGGCCGTCCCGAGCGCTTCCTGCACATGCTGCGCATCGCAAAGCTCAAGTCGCCGATGTCGGTTGGCGTGTGGGGATTGGTTTTATATTCCGGCGCAGCCGGCGCAAACACGATCCGCGAACTGGCGGTGAGCGGTGCGCTGCCGCGCTGGATGCGCTTTCTCGCGCCGGGCTTCTTGGCGCCGCTGCAGGCGCTGCTCGGCGGGTACATCGCCAGTTACACCGGCGTGCTGCTCTCCGCGACGGCCAATCCGCTCTGGAGCTCGGGCAAACGCCACATTCCCGCCGCATTTGTCGCCTCCGGCTTAACGTCCGCGTGCGCGCTTTCGAATCTGCTCAGCATTCTCGAAGGCAACGATCGCGTCACGCGCAGACTCGAGCGACTGGAGATGATCGCAGGCGCCACCGAACTCGCGATCCTCACCCACTTCGAGAAGCACGCCGGGTATTACGGAAAACCGCTCTTCACGGGCGCACGCGGCGAACGCCTGCGCACCTACACGCGCGGCGTCGGCATTCTCGCTCCGATGGCGCTCAATATTTTGGGCACCGTGCTGCCGCTGCCCAAGCCGGTCGACGCCGTGCGCGGAGCGATCGCGTCCGTCCTCACGCTGGTCGGCGGCTACATCTTGCGCGAGTCGATGATCGAGGCCGGAAAAGATTCCGCGCGCGATCCCCGCGCGGCGTTCGTCCAGCCGGCGTGA
- the fdhD gene encoding formate dehydrogenase accessory sulfurtransferase FdhD: MIDDGVAADARAGRTVETAVTRYEGSHAQRAFDRVVTEEPLELRLVAGSRTHTLAVTMRTPGNDFELAAGFVASERIVRAREAIAGVSYCVDPAIDSEQRFNIVNIELRSPSLPDLTRFERHFTINSSCGVCGRANLEALADLGVEPVRDDVRVPIARLYELPDRVREAQRIFSLTGGLHAAALFDSRGAVLAVREDVGRHNAVDKLAGWAFLEGRSPAGQILFVSGRASYEILQKAAVARIPIVAAVSAPSSLAVDLARAFNITLAGFVRGERANVYSVPERITA, from the coding sequence GTGATCGACGACGGCGTGGCCGCCGACGCGCGCGCCGGGCGCACCGTCGAAACCGCGGTCACCCGGTACGAGGGCTCGCACGCTCAACGCGCCTTCGATCGCGTCGTCACCGAGGAACCGCTCGAACTGCGTCTGGTGGCCGGCTCACGAACGCACACGCTCGCGGTCACGATGCGCACGCCGGGGAACGACTTCGAACTCGCCGCCGGTTTCGTTGCCAGCGAGCGCATCGTTCGCGCGCGCGAAGCGATCGCCGGCGTCAGCTATTGCGTCGACCCGGCGATCGACAGCGAGCAGCGCTTCAACATCGTCAACATCGAGCTGCGCTCGCCCTCGCTGCCCGATCTCACCCGTTTCGAACGTCACTTCACGATCAACAGTTCCTGCGGCGTTTGCGGCCGCGCGAACCTCGAAGCCCTGGCCGATTTGGGCGTCGAGCCGGTACGCGACGACGTTCGGGTGCCGATCGCACGGCTTTACGAATTACCCGACCGCGTGCGCGAGGCGCAACGCATCTTTTCGCTCACCGGCGGCCTCCACGCCGCCGCGCTCTTCGACTCGCGCGGCGCCGTCCTCGCGGTTCGCGAGGACGTTGGGCGCCATAACGCGGTCGACAAACTCGCCGGTTGGGCGTTTCTCGAAGGCCGCTCGCCGGCCGGACAGATCCTTTTCGTGAGCGGCCGCGCGAGCTACGAGATCCTGCAAAAAGCGGCGGTGGCGCGTATTCCCATCGTTGCCGCCGTCTCGGCGCCGAGCAGTCTCGCCGTCGACTTGGCGCGCGCCTTCAACATCACGCTGGCCGGATTCGTGCGCGGCGAGCGCGCAAACGTCTACAGCGTGCCGGAGCGCATCACGGCTTAG
- a CDS encoding alpha/beta hydrolase → MIETMPVKASDGVASAVRYEGSHGPALVFVHGVGSTAAIWDAQVRALSGCARAIAVELRGNGVPKPEPSPSAITRGGYAADVLAAMDSRGIERATIVGCSLGGVVAFELWEIARERIDALVILGSFACYPNARMYADGIKSAVRAAGSMEAFARERASRLGAMPPARLRQTLEQMSCKSVESYLAATEATWTGDYRSMLGTIDVKALVCIGENDTIAPAALSREIAAGIAGSRFAVIPDAGHVANADNAPAFNTVLADFLELVPSR, encoded by the coding sequence GTGATCGAAACGATGCCGGTGAAGGCGTCCGACGGCGTCGCGTCGGCGGTCCGGTACGAAGGATCGCATGGACCCGCGCTGGTTTTCGTGCACGGCGTCGGCTCGACGGCGGCGATCTGGGACGCGCAGGTGCGCGCCCTCTCCGGTTGCGCGCGCGCGATTGCCGTCGAACTGCGCGGCAACGGCGTGCCCAAGCCGGAACCGTCTCCGAGCGCCATCACGCGCGGCGGCTACGCAGCCGACGTGCTCGCGGCGATGGATTCACGCGGCATCGAACGGGCGACGATCGTCGGCTGCAGTCTCGGCGGGGTGGTCGCCTTCGAACTTTGGGAGATCGCGCGGGAGCGCATCGACGCTCTGGTAATTCTCGGAAGTTTCGCCTGCTATCCAAACGCGCGCATGTATGCCGACGGCATCAAGAGCGCCGTGCGTGCTGCAGGCAGTATGGAGGCGTTTGCGCGCGAGCGCGCGTCGCGCCTGGGCGCGATGCCGCCGGCCCGTTTACGCCAGACGCTCGAACAGATGTCGTGTAAGAGCGTCGAGTCATATCTCGCCGCGACCGAAGCGACCTGGACCGGCGATTACCGCTCGATGCTCGGAACGATCGACGTCAAAGCGCTCGTCTGCATCGGCGAAAACGATACGATTGCTCCCGCGGCGCTCTCGCGCGAGATCGCCGCGGGGATCGCGGGATCGCGGTTCGCCGTGATTCCGGACGCGGGTCACGTCGCCAACGCCGATAATGCGCCGGCCTTCAACACGGTACTGGCGGATTTTCTCGAGCTGGTTCCAAGCCGATGA
- a CDS encoding SDR family oxidoreductase: MDLGIRGRVALVTGASAGIGEAVALALAAEGVSLAVAARRRERLEAVAKRAKELGATDARAFEVDLSETKSVAKLVADVSNAFGGVEILVLNGGGPKPGVFTKMTLDDWDAGYRNVLRCMLELVYGVLPGMAASRWGRIVAFTSSSVKQPIPNLTLSNAFRTALVAALKTLSIEVAKDGITVNSIATGRVLTDRLRQLYPDEAAIAAAAKADVPIGRVATPAEFAPMIAFLCSEAARYVSGQTIAIDGGLIKSLY, from the coding sequence GTGGACTTAGGCATTCGTGGGCGCGTTGCGCTCGTCACCGGCGCGAGCGCGGGAATCGGCGAAGCAGTCGCGCTCGCGCTTGCCGCCGAAGGCGTCAGCCTCGCGGTTGCAGCGCGCCGGCGCGAGCGGCTGGAAGCCGTCGCCAAGCGCGCGAAAGAATTGGGCGCGACCGATGCGCGCGCGTTCGAAGTCGATTTGAGCGAGACGAAATCCGTTGCAAAACTGGTCGCCGACGTCAGCAACGCGTTCGGCGGCGTCGAGATCCTCGTACTCAACGGCGGCGGTCCGAAACCGGGCGTGTTCACGAAAATGACGCTCGACGATTGGGATGCCGGCTATCGCAACGTCCTGCGCTGCATGCTCGAGCTCGTTTACGGCGTGTTGCCGGGCATGGCCGCGAGCCGGTGGGGGCGCATCGTTGCGTTCACGTCGTCTTCGGTGAAACAGCCGATCCCGAACCTTACGCTCTCGAACGCGTTTCGCACCGCACTCGTCGCCGCGCTCAAGACGCTCTCGATCGAGGTCGCCAAAGACGGCATCACCGTCAATTCGATCGCAACCGGCCGCGTGCTCACCGATCGCCTGCGTCAACTGTATCCGGACGAAGCTGCGATAGCGGCAGCGGCAAAGGCCGACGTGCCGATCGGCCGCGTCGCGACGCCGGCGGAGTTTGCGCCGATGATCGCCTTCCTGTGCAGCGAGGCCGCGCGGTACGTGAGCGGACAAACGATCGCGATCGACGGCGGTCTGATCAAGTCGCTGTACTGA